Proteins found in one Candidatus Hydrogenedentota bacterium genomic segment:
- a CDS encoding alpha/beta hydrolase — MRFVLTLLLLPVTVPSFAEPCAFGGTASDFHGYQQFDFEIEGRACKVACPKESAPGKPWVWRALFWGHEPQADVALLGKGFHVAYIDVFEFHGNDTAVKIFDSLYAFLTEQHGFGKRPALEGLSRGGLIAYNWASEHPDQVSCIYGDAPVCDIRSWPGGLGKGLGSPEDWKVCLAAWGLDESTAKDFKRNPIDRLAPLAKAGIPLLHVVGDADDVVPVAENTDVLAERYRALGGAIEIINKPGVGHHPHSLVDPAPIVEFIVKHATAD, encoded by the coding sequence GTGCGTTTCGTCCTCACCTTATTGCTCTTGCCCGTCACCGTTCCATCCTTCGCCGAACCCTGCGCCTTCGGCGGCACAGCATCCGACTTCCACGGCTACCAGCAGTTCGACTTTGAGATCGAGGGGCGCGCATGCAAGGTGGCCTGTCCAAAGGAATCGGCACCGGGCAAGCCCTGGGTATGGCGGGCCCTCTTCTGGGGACACGAGCCTCAGGCGGACGTGGCGTTGCTGGGCAAAGGCTTCCATGTGGCCTACATCGACGTTTTTGAGTTTCACGGCAACGACACTGCCGTGAAAATATTCGACAGCCTCTACGCTTTCCTCACCGAGCAACACGGATTCGGCAAGCGGCCCGCATTGGAAGGGCTGAGCCGGGGCGGCCTCATCGCCTACAACTGGGCCTCTGAGCATCCCGACCAGGTTTCCTGCATATACGGCGACGCGCCCGTGTGCGACATCCGGAGCTGGCCCGGCGGCCTCGGCAAGGGCCTGGGCAGCCCCGAGGACTGGAAAGTCTGCCTCGCCGCCTGGGGCCTCGACGAATCCACCGCGAAGGATTTCAAGCGCAACCCCATCGACCGTCTCGCCCCCCTGGCCAAAGCGGGGATTCCGCTGCTCCACGTCGTGGGCGATGCCGACGATGTTGTTCCCGTCGCGGAGAACACCGACGTCCTGGCGGAGCGCTACCGCGCCCTCGGCGGGGCCATCGAGATCATCAACAAGCCCGGCGTCGGCCACCATCCCCACAGCCTCGTGGACCCCGCGCCGATTGTGGAGTTTATCGTGAAGCACGCAACCGCGGATTGA
- a CDS encoding prolyl oligopeptidase family serine peptidase, translating to MSITGTLLLLSAALLGAEAPDFEAEITKALGGTPPQQMMSVFLDKTCNAHLTARKERYEALKTPDEIRAWQEANRDYFIQALGGFPERTPLNAQVVSSGTGEGFRYENLIYESRPQFYVTGTLFLPTTPGPHPAVLFPCGHDDPPRGMDTYQRACILLARYGIAALMYDPIGQGERVTYLKDDNTPAVYSTVEHTLFAASAMLVGTSFAQYRIWDGMRGIDYLQSRPDILPDKIGVTGHSGGGTLTSYLMALDPRVTAAAPCCFITSYEKLISEMGPQDGEQNTFGQLKQGINHADYIHMRAPKPTLLLTATHDAFSIEGSWDTFREAKRIYARLGLSERVSLVEADNDHAYSNPLRVGMVQWMRRWLLDVDGPVVEVETPLLSLEQIRCSPEGQVVKIPGARTVTDFNVERNNGLAEGRAKFWKDSTREAALAKVRALTATRPVADLPDPTGTSLGEVEVEGRKVSYELFHPEEGIAIPAILYSERNGSAIEAAHIIVAGDGLAEAQSIFATHPERDNPSHLFVLLELRGTGMTQSQKYNSGTWPLAGSDFQDFFRAYLNADSFVGMRVEDILQMARLFKQEFQIKLFGKESSVRILGPEGKLHLYATGEATVPALHAAALAPEFIDHTTLKSGIPSWSAVVAEPQAKDQLINGVHNALAYYDLPDLVRSLPEGKVEIVDAAVPVF from the coding sequence ATGAGCATAACAGGCACCCTGCTTCTCCTCTCCGCCGCCCTCCTGGGCGCGGAAGCCCCCGACTTTGAAGCCGAGATCACCAAGGCCCTCGGCGGCACGCCCCCCCAGCAGATGATGTCGGTTTTCCTCGACAAGACCTGCAACGCACACCTGACGGCACGGAAGGAACGCTACGAAGCCCTGAAGACGCCGGACGAAATCCGCGCATGGCAGGAGGCTAACCGTGACTATTTCATCCAGGCCCTGGGCGGCTTTCCCGAGCGCACGCCGTTGAATGCGCAGGTCGTGAGCAGCGGCACGGGCGAGGGCTTCCGCTATGAGAACCTGATCTACGAGAGCCGTCCCCAGTTCTACGTCACCGGGACCCTCTTCCTGCCCACGACACCCGGGCCCCACCCTGCCGTGCTCTTCCCCTGCGGCCACGACGATCCACCCCGGGGCATGGACACCTACCAGCGCGCGTGCATCCTCCTCGCGCGCTACGGCATCGCCGCGCTGATGTATGACCCCATCGGCCAGGGCGAGCGCGTGACCTACCTGAAAGACGACAACACCCCCGCCGTCTACTCCACGGTGGAGCACACCCTCTTCGCCGCCAGCGCGATGCTCGTGGGCACGAGCTTCGCCCAATACCGCATCTGGGACGGTATGCGCGGCATCGACTATCTCCAGAGCAGACCGGACATCCTCCCGGACAAAATCGGCGTCACGGGCCACTCGGGCGGTGGGACGCTCACAAGCTACCTCATGGCGCTGGATCCGCGCGTAACCGCGGCGGCCCCCTGCTGCTTCATTACATCGTACGAGAAGCTCATATCCGAAATGGGCCCGCAGGACGGCGAACAGAACACCTTTGGCCAGTTGAAGCAGGGCATCAACCACGCGGATTACATCCACATGCGCGCGCCGAAGCCCACGCTACTGCTGACCGCGACCCACGACGCCTTCAGCATCGAAGGAAGCTGGGATACCTTCCGCGAGGCGAAGCGAATCTACGCGCGGCTGGGCCTTTCCGAGCGCGTCAGCCTGGTGGAGGCGGACAACGACCACGCCTACAGCAATCCCCTGCGCGTGGGCATGGTGCAGTGGATGCGGCGCTGGCTGCTGGATGTGGACGGTCCCGTAGTTGAAGTGGAAACGCCCCTGCTGTCGCTGGAGCAAATCCGCTGCTCGCCCGAGGGCCAGGTGGTGAAGATCCCCGGCGCGCGCACGGTCACCGATTTTAATGTGGAGCGCAATAACGGACTCGCCGAAGGGCGCGCGAAATTCTGGAAGGACAGCACGCGCGAAGCGGCGCTGGCGAAGGTGCGGGCACTGACGGCGACGCGCCCGGTGGCGGACTTGCCGGATCCGACGGGCACTTCGCTGGGTGAAGTCGAAGTCGAGGGTCGGAAAGTAAGCTATGAATTGTTTCATCCGGAAGAAGGCATCGCAATTCCCGCGATTCTCTATTCCGAGCGCAACGGCTCCGCCATTGAGGCCGCCCATATTATCGTCGCGGGCGATGGTCTGGCCGAGGCCCAGTCAATCTTCGCGACGCACCCCGAGCGCGACAATCCTTCCCACCTGTTTGTTCTGCTGGAGTTACGCGGAACGGGCATGACCCAATCGCAGAAGTACAACAGCGGAACCTGGCCCCTCGCGGGCTCCGATTTTCAGGATTTCTTCCGCGCCTATCTCAACGCCGATTCTTTCGTGGGCATGCGCGTGGAAGATATCCTCCAGATGGCCCGATTGTTCAAGCAGGAATTTCAGATCAAGCTGTTTGGCAAGGAGAGCAGCGTCCGAATTCTCGGCCCCGAGGGCAAACTGCACCTCTACGCCACGGGCGAAGCCACGGTGCCCGCGCTGCATGCGGCCGCCCTGGCGCCGGAATTCATCGATCACACGACGCTCAAGAGCGGCATCCCCAGTTGGAGCGCCGTGGTTGCCGAGCCTCAAGCAAAAGACCAGCTCATCAATGGCGTACACAATGCGCTGGCGTATTACGACTTGCCGGATCTGGTGCGTTCGCTGCCTGAGGGAAAGGTAGAAATTGTGGATGCGGCGGTGCCGGTCTTTTAG
- a CDS encoding acetylxylan esterase translates to MRIMMLFLLAVTAAATAPADPFADALEKALGVKPDTMMSAALDKVSFENLAKRAERYEALKTPEDIQAWQRTQYDYFVSALGGFPERTPLNAQVVGGGEGEGFAYEKVIFESRPQFYVTGVFYRPLTPGPWPAVLMPCGHDQNGKAAPDYQRGCILLARLGIAAFCYDPIGQGERVFYMTEAGEPTMGATAEHTLFDVGAILTGTSIAQYRIWDGMRAIDYLQSRPDVKGDKIGVTGCSGGGTLSSYLMALDPRITAAAPSCYITSWKRLLETIGPQDGEQNIFGQLRQGLEHADFIHLRAPKPTLIMSATKDFFDIQGSWDTYREAKRTYTRLGAPERVALLEADEGHGYLEPHREGMAHWMQRWLLDVDRPVDEVAVGVLTDKELQASPKGQVLWIAGARTVIDLNRERAEGLKAGRAAFWQSTPAPDALNKVRELTGIRPEGTLPATTAQVIAEGETDTHRTQDLLLTIEPGVLLPARAWLPKSGPAVKAHLSAPGKDLDNTIPAVDEGLPPNDAFLVIYLRGIGPTESHQWGGTWLNVGNDFSTYMRAYLNGLSFVGMRAEDIAQTTAWWAQTAGAPVALLATGEATVPALHAAALKPDLFAHVTLDGGIPTWQAVVEVANPKDQLINTVHNALSFYDLDDLHALLPAEKLTVTNAAVPVF, encoded by the coding sequence ATGCGCATCATGATGCTCTTTTTGCTCGCCGTTACTGCCGCTGCAACCGCACCCGCCGATCCCTTCGCCGATGCCCTTGAAAAGGCCCTCGGGGTAAAGCCCGATACCATGATGTCTGCCGCGCTCGATAAGGTCTCCTTCGAGAATCTCGCGAAGCGTGCGGAGCGCTACGAGGCCCTCAAGACCCCCGAAGACATCCAAGCCTGGCAACGCACTCAGTACGACTACTTCGTCAGCGCCCTTGGCGGCTTTCCCGAGCGCACCCCGCTGAATGCGCAAGTCGTGGGTGGCGGCGAGGGGGAAGGTTTCGCCTATGAAAAAGTGATCTTCGAGAGCCGTCCCCAGTTTTACGTCACGGGTGTTTTCTACCGTCCCCTCACGCCCGGCCCATGGCCCGCAGTGCTGATGCCCTGCGGCCACGATCAGAATGGCAAGGCCGCGCCGGACTATCAGCGCGGCTGCATACTGCTGGCGCGCCTCGGCATCGCGGCTTTTTGCTACGACCCCATCGGACAGGGCGAGCGGGTGTTTTATATGACTGAGGCGGGTGAGCCCACCATGGGCGCCACGGCGGAGCACACGCTCTTTGACGTGGGCGCGATTCTGACAGGAACGAGCATCGCCCAATACCGCATCTGGGATGGCATGCGCGCGATTGACTATCTTCAAAGCCGGCCCGATGTGAAGGGCGACAAGATCGGCGTCACGGGCTGCTCGGGCGGTGGCACCCTCTCCAGTTATCTCATGGCGCTCGACCCGCGCATCACCGCCGCTGCGCCGAGCTGCTATATCACTTCCTGGAAGCGCCTGCTGGAAACCATCGGACCGCAGGACGGCGAGCAGAACATCTTCGGCCAGTTGCGGCAGGGCCTGGAGCACGCCGACTTTATCCACCTCCGCGCGCCGAAGCCCACGTTGATCATGTCGGCCACAAAAGACTTTTTCGATATACAGGGAAGCTGGGACACCTACCGCGAAGCGAAGCGCACCTACACGCGCCTGGGCGCGCCCGAGCGTGTGGCACTGCTGGAGGCCGACGAGGGCCACGGCTATCTAGAGCCCCATCGCGAGGGCATGGCCCACTGGATGCAGCGCTGGCTGCTGGATGTGGATCGGCCCGTGGACGAAGTGGCCGTGGGCGTGCTGACGGACAAGGAGTTGCAAGCATCGCCGAAGGGCCAGGTGCTGTGGATAGCTGGTGCGCGTACGGTCATCGATTTGAATCGTGAACGCGCCGAAGGGCTGAAAGCGGGCCGCGCGGCCTTCTGGCAAAGCACACCGGCACCCGATGCGCTGAACAAAGTGCGGGAGCTCACCGGCATTCGACCCGAAGGCACGCTGCCCGCAACCACGGCGCAGGTAATTGCCGAAGGCGAAACGGACACGCACCGCACGCAGGATTTGCTGCTGACCATCGAGCCCGGCGTGCTCCTCCCCGCGCGCGCGTGGTTGCCCAAATCTGGCCCTGCTGTGAAGGCCCACCTCTCCGCACCCGGTAAAGATTTGGATAACACAATACCGGCCGTCGATGAAGGTCTACCGCCCAACGACGCGTTCCTCGTTATTTACTTGCGCGGCATCGGTCCCACGGAATCGCACCAGTGGGGCGGCACCTGGCTCAACGTGGGGAATGATTTCAGCACCTATATGCGTGCGTATCTGAATGGTCTGTCTTTCGTGGGTATGCGCGCGGAAGATATCGCGCAAACCACTGCCTGGTGGGCGCAGACCGCCGGAGCACCGGTCGCGCTGCTGGCCACCGGCGAAGCCACGGTGCCCGCGCTCCACGCCGCCGCGCTGAAGCCGGATTTGTTTGCCCACGTAACGCTCGACGGCGGCATCCCCACATGGCAGGCCGTGGTGGAAGTGGCCAATCCAAAGGACCAATTGATCAACACGGTGCACAATGCGCTGTCGTTTTATGACCTGGATGATTTGCACGCTCTGTTGCCTGCGGAGAAGCTTACAGTGACGAATGCGGCGGTGCCGGTGTTCTGA
- a CDS encoding VWA domain-containing protein, whose protein sequence is MSTLRFAEPWMLLLLLLIPWAIYRGLCIKSLNTARRNLTIILRTVLLLLVIFALAGAEWVHRRDRLAVFFLLDQSNSIPDAVRLASTQWIRNYCDTFMTEKDETGVIVFGKDASIELDVDPTLNLGSIQSYVEGDQTDVAGAVRLAMAAFPQGYMRRIVIFSDGNETQGAALEEIKLAQADGIAVDVVPVHMERPSEVRIEEVSTPQQASTEEPFQLRIVAEADQAGKATLNILRRSGSQRQMLAPQEVQLQPGDNVFLLTQEADQAGFFEYEVSLESESDTIRENNVGRAFTTVHGEPRVLYVDSDEVEGANLREALAREGIHVEYTHPGNVPPDLAQMQSYDGVILANVSSTELSPEQLNTLETMVRDHGIGLTMIGGPNSFGAGGYLNTPVEKALPVSMDIKEKKVLPRGALAAILHTCEFADGNAWAAEIAKASLEVLSSRDLMGTLGYLQGGDSWIFDLQPVGDKSMMRNTIDAQSRKLGDMPDTGPTLQMAFNALKNADAGVKRAILISDGDPAAPAASLLAAYASAGISISTICINPHSNSDQNMLRDIARATGGEYYFVNDPRKLPQIFTKEASVVKMGVFREVEFVPQTLHSSEVLAGVATAALPSLKGYVVTFPKDTATVPLVSDEGDPVLAHWRYGLGKAVAFTSDSTSRWGANWMNWEGYDRFWSQAVRWSLREITPSEFRVETRREDGYGVVRIDAVDSEGKFVNFLRPTGVVTSPDFKSQNITLTQEGPGIYEGRFPIADTGVYMVNLAYADADGTQRMIPTGLAVDYSAEYEYNTTNMPLLENLALAGNGRILDETMNPFEHNLAASANIFPIWHWLAAIAACLLLVEVFLRRVMISPLMVIAPAWRLVHALPGLKRFIPKPPKRAQPVTGTYRAAAQEHDFGAPTEIQSFGTISAPTETVAPTAIRTVPDAVLQEESRGKTDYTSRLLAAKDRAQKKTDKNKGE, encoded by the coding sequence ATGAGCACGCTGCGCTTCGCCGAACCCTGGATGTTGCTGCTGCTCTTGCTTATCCCCTGGGCCATCTATCGCGGCCTGTGCATCAAATCGCTCAACACCGCACGGCGCAACCTTACGATCATCCTCCGCACGGTATTGCTGTTGCTCGTTATCTTTGCGCTCGCGGGGGCCGAGTGGGTCCACCGCCGCGACCGCCTTGCCGTCTTTTTCCTTCTCGATCAGTCCAACAGCATTCCCGATGCCGTGCGCCTGGCATCCACCCAATGGATCCGCAACTACTGCGACACCTTCATGACCGAGAAGGACGAAACAGGCGTCATCGTCTTCGGGAAAGACGCCAGCATCGAGCTGGACGTGGACCCGACCCTGAATCTCGGCAGCATCCAGTCCTATGTTGAAGGCGATCAGACCGATGTGGCCGGGGCCGTTCGCCTGGCCATGGCGGCATTCCCCCAGGGCTACATGCGGCGCATCGTGATCTTCAGCGATGGCAACGAAACCCAGGGCGCAGCCCTTGAGGAGATCAAGCTGGCCCAGGCCGACGGCATCGCGGTGGATGTGGTGCCGGTTCATATGGAACGGCCAAGTGAAGTACGCATCGAGGAAGTGAGCACGCCCCAGCAGGCGAGCACGGAGGAACCCTTCCAGCTTCGGATTGTCGCCGAAGCGGATCAGGCCGGCAAAGCCACGCTGAACATCCTTCGCCGCTCGGGCAGTCAGCGCCAGATGCTCGCGCCGCAGGAAGTCCAGCTCCAGCCGGGCGACAATGTCTTCCTGCTTACGCAGGAGGCGGATCAGGCGGGCTTCTTCGAATACGAAGTCAGCCTCGAGAGTGAATCTGACACGATCCGGGAAAATAATGTCGGTCGCGCCTTCACCACGGTCCACGGCGAGCCCCGGGTGCTGTACGTGGACTCCGACGAAGTCGAGGGCGCCAACCTCCGCGAGGCCCTGGCCCGGGAGGGCATCCATGTTGAATACACCCATCCCGGCAATGTTCCACCGGACCTCGCCCAGATGCAGAGCTATGACGGGGTCATTCTCGCCAACGTCAGCAGCACCGAACTGAGCCCGGAGCAGCTCAACACGCTGGAGACCATGGTGCGCGATCACGGCATCGGGCTCACCATGATCGGCGGGCCGAACAGCTTCGGCGCGGGCGGCTACCTCAACACGCCCGTGGAGAAAGCCCTGCCCGTCTCCATGGATATTAAAGAGAAGAAGGTTCTGCCCCGTGGCGCGCTTGCGGCCATTCTCCATACCTGCGAATTCGCCGACGGTAACGCCTGGGCCGCCGAGATCGCCAAAGCCTCCCTGGAGGTGCTGTCCTCCCGCGATCTCATGGGGACCCTGGGCTACCTTCAGGGGGGCGATTCCTGGATCTTCGATCTCCAGCCCGTGGGCGACAAGTCCATGATGCGCAATACCATCGACGCCCAGAGCCGGAAACTGGGCGACATGCCCGATACCGGACCCACCCTTCAAATGGCCTTCAACGCCCTGAAGAATGCCGATGCCGGCGTGAAGCGCGCCATCCTCATATCCGACGGCGACCCGGCCGCCCCCGCCGCGAGCCTACTCGCTGCCTACGCCAGCGCGGGCATCTCCATCAGCACGATCTGCATTAACCCCCACAGCAACAGCGACCAGAACATGCTGCGCGACATCGCCAGGGCGACCGGCGGCGAGTATTACTTCGTCAACGATCCCCGCAAGCTGCCCCAGATTTTTACCAAAGAGGCGTCCGTGGTGAAGATGGGCGTCTTCCGCGAGGTTGAGTTCGTGCCTCAGACGCTCCACAGTTCGGAAGTGCTCGCCGGTGTGGCGACAGCGGCGCTCCCGTCGCTCAAGGGCTATGTAGTCACCTTCCCCAAAGATACGGCCACGGTGCCCCTCGTTTCGGATGAGGGTGATCCGGTGCTGGCCCACTGGCGCTATGGGCTGGGCAAGGCGGTGGCCTTTACCTCCGATTCCACAAGCCGCTGGGGCGCAAACTGGATGAACTGGGAGGGCTACGACCGCTTCTGGTCCCAGGCGGTCCGCTGGAGCCTCCGCGAGATCACGCCTTCCGAGTTCCGCGTGGAAACCCGCCGCGAGGACGGCTACGGCGTGGTCCGAATCGACGCGGTGGATAGCGAGGGCAAGTTTGTCAATTTCCTCCGGCCCACCGGTGTGGTGACGTCGCCCGACTTCAAGTCCCAGAACATCACGTTGACCCAGGAGGGACCCGGCATCTACGAAGGCCGCTTTCCCATCGCGGACACGGGGGTCTACATGGTGAACCTCGCTTACGCCGACGCCGATGGCACACAGCGCATGATCCCAACCGGGCTGGCCGTGGACTACTCGGCGGAGTATGAGTACAACACCACGAACATGCCCCTGCTGGAGAATCTTGCACTGGCCGGGAACGGGCGCATTCTCGACGAAACGATGAATCCCTTCGAGCACAACCTGGCGGCGTCGGCCAACATCTTCCCCATCTGGCACTGGCTCGCGGCGATCGCGGCGTGCCTGTTGCTTGTCGAAGTGTTCCTCCGGCGCGTGATGATTTCGCCCTTGATGGTGATCGCCCCCGCCTGGCGCCTTGTCCATGCCCTGCCCGGGCTCAAACGATTCATCCCAAAGCCGCCGAAGCGGGCTCAACCCGTCACGGGAACCTATCGCGCGGCGGCGCAGGAACACGACTTCGGAGCTCCGACAGAAATTCAATCCTTCGGCACCATCAGCGCGCCGACGGAGACTGTTGCCCCTACCGCGATCCGCACGGTGCCCGACGCCGTGCTGCAGGAAGAATCGCGGGGTAAGACCGACTACACCAGCCGCCTTCTCGCCGCCAAGGACCGGGCGCAGAAGAAGACCGACAAGAACAAAGGAGAGTAA
- a CDS encoding MoxR family ATPase has protein sequence MDVEKQAAEFREVFDKLKDEIGRVIVGSTGTVEAVLTCIFAGGHCLLEGVPGLGKTMLVRTISEALHLHFSRIQFTPDLMPADIIGTNMLVEDAHGHRQMEFRAGPIFANIILADEINRATPKTQSALLEAMQEHTVSVARTVHKLQEPFFVLATQNPIEMDGTYPLPEAQLDRFLLKVTVDYPSREELTKILDRTTNRDIATGNIVMDGTEILKWQGFVRDVVAAPQVTDYAVRLVLATQPGSAYATEMVNKYARYGSSPRGAQALLLAAKVQALRAGRFNVSFKDIQQVALHALRHRVLVNFEADAEGITSDQIVKGILDGVKTAELVA, from the coding sequence ATGGACGTCGAAAAACAGGCCGCCGAATTCCGCGAGGTCTTCGACAAGCTGAAGGACGAGATCGGAAGGGTCATCGTTGGCAGCACCGGCACGGTCGAGGCTGTGCTCACGTGCATCTTCGCAGGCGGCCACTGCCTCCTCGAAGGCGTGCCGGGCCTGGGCAAGACGATGCTCGTGCGCACTATCAGCGAAGCGCTCCACCTCCACTTCAGCCGCATCCAGTTCACGCCCGATCTGATGCCGGCCGATATCATCGGCACCAACATGCTCGTGGAGGATGCCCACGGGCACCGGCAAATGGAATTCCGCGCCGGCCCCATCTTTGCCAATATCATTCTGGCGGACGAGATTAACCGCGCCACGCCGAAGACCCAGTCGGCCCTGCTGGAAGCGATGCAGGAGCATACGGTTTCGGTGGCGCGTACCGTCCACAAGCTGCAGGAGCCCTTCTTCGTGCTGGCCACGCAGAACCCCATCGAAATGGACGGTACCTATCCCCTGCCGGAGGCCCAGCTCGACCGTTTCCTGCTCAAGGTCACGGTGGACTACCCCAGTCGCGAGGAACTCACGAAGATCCTCGACCGCACGACCAACCGCGATATCGCCACAGGCAATATCGTCATGGATGGCACGGAGATTCTGAAGTGGCAGGGCTTTGTTCGCGATGTGGTCGCCGCGCCGCAAGTGACGGACTATGCCGTGCGCCTCGTGCTGGCCACGCAGCCGGGCAGCGCCTATGCCACCGAAATGGTGAACAAGTACGCGCGCTACGGATCCAGCCCCCGCGGCGCCCAGGCCCTCCTCCTCGCCGCAAAGGTGCAGGCCCTCCGCGCGGGGCGCTTCAACGTGAGTTTCAAAGACATCCAGCAGGTGGCGCTTCATGCCCTGCGCCATCGTGTGCTGGTCAATTTCGAGGCCGACGCGGAAGGCATCACCTCGGATCAGATCGTCAAAGGCATCCTGGACGGCGTAAAGACCGCGGAGCTCGTTGCGTGA
- a CDS encoding DUF58 domain-containing protein: protein MSLVAPDTGPILDAAFLRRLERMAISVKKVHLGAAKGERRSKRKGTSMEFADYRGYVQGDDLRHVDWNIYSRLDELCLKLFQEFEDITLHLLLDASLSMNFGTPRKFEFGRKLLAALGYIGLAGYDRVSIGLLMGGRVEALTPVRGKASANKMLAFLQDIAPEGSTSLDEAVRTYALRQRSRGVYVIISDFMDEQGFEGPLRRLCATRSDIYVIQVLAPEEITPQLSGDLKLIDSESESATEISVSRALMKRYFQNRDAFIEQVRTYCLGHGMSHFLVSSQTPVENVLLDVLRRGGLIR, encoded by the coding sequence GTGAGTCTCGTCGCCCCCGATACGGGCCCCATCCTCGATGCGGCTTTTCTGCGTCGCCTCGAGCGCATGGCCATTTCCGTGAAAAAAGTGCACCTGGGCGCGGCCAAGGGCGAGCGCCGGAGCAAGCGCAAGGGCACGAGCATGGAGTTTGCCGACTATCGGGGCTATGTTCAGGGCGACGACCTGCGCCATGTGGACTGGAATATCTATAGCCGCCTCGACGAACTCTGTCTGAAGCTGTTTCAGGAATTCGAAGATATCACGCTGCACCTGCTGCTCGACGCAAGCCTTTCCATGAATTTTGGCACGCCGCGAAAATTCGAGTTCGGCCGCAAGCTCCTCGCGGCCCTGGGATATATCGGACTCGCGGGCTACGACCGGGTGTCCATCGGCCTGTTGATGGGCGGGCGCGTGGAAGCGCTGACGCCCGTGCGCGGCAAGGCCTCGGCCAATAAAATGCTCGCCTTCCTTCAGGATATCGCCCCGGAAGGAAGCACCAGCCTCGACGAAGCGGTGCGCACTTATGCCCTGCGCCAGCGCAGTCGCGGCGTCTACGTCATCATCTCCGATTTCATGGACGAACAGGGTTTCGAGGGCCCCTTAAGGCGGCTCTGCGCAACACGCTCGGACATCTATGTGATCCAGGTCCTCGCACCGGAGGAGATTACGCCCCAGCTCAGCGGCGATCTCAAACTCATCGACAGCGAGTCCGAAAGCGCCACGGAGATTTCCGTCAGCCGCGCGCTCATGAAGCGTTACTTCCAGAACCGCGATGCCTTCATCGAGCAAGTGCGCACCTATTGCCTGGGCCACGGCATGAGTCACTTTCTCGTGTCCAGTCAGACGCCGGTGGAGAATGTTCTCCTCGACGTGCTGCGCCGTGGAGGCCTCATCCGATGA